The following coding sequences lie in one Candidatus Eisenbacteria bacterium genomic window:
- a CDS encoding HPr family phosphocarrier protein: MVERNVVIQNRLGLHARACSVFVKEAAKFASHVVVARDGLEVNGKSILGVMMLAAERGAELLLRTEGGDEEAAMEALVKVVNDKFGEE, translated from the coding sequence ATGGTCGAACGGAACGTCGTGATCCAGAACCGGCTCGGGCTGCACGCGCGCGCCTGTTCCGTGTTCGTGAAGGAGGCCGCGAAGTTCGCGTCCCACGTGGTCGTGGCGCGCGACGGCCTCGAGGTGAACGGGAAGAGCATCCTCGGAGTGATGATGCTCGCCGCGGAGCGGGGCGCGGAGCTCCTGCTCCGGACCGAAGGCGGCGACGAGGAGGCGGCGATGGAGGCGCTGGTGAAGGTCGTGAACGACAAATTCGGAGAGGAATGA